A single genomic interval of Dysidea avara chromosome 8, odDysAvar1.4, whole genome shotgun sequence harbors:
- the LOC136263784 gene encoding uncharacterized protein produces MSSLRSDIDTATGIFKQVVEQVEKDRQQIEEDRKRCEEEKQKWEEEKAKIDNTYTFHGQRILLDVGGTHYSTSRSTLTKYPESMLGAMFSGRHDLETMKCSDGSFFIDRDGARFRYILDYLRDGKDIVQSFPKSTDVLLGLLYDAKYYQLDGLVTALSAVLREVDFISQDDISINFKSGSGNYKVDGVTNPPQGRQRAHSSFNMASGNCVQISGTFNQQIDSITVHSHSLQAVSYERKSMKKLSFRSIRFDHPVSFFSCNLTSTSFTECSFGSCIVFKDCILDCTSFSNVNGLVANVSFIGSKIDRTYFSDTLRAALQAAGKI; encoded by the coding sequence ATGTCATCATTGAGGAGTGATATTGATACTGCAACTGGGATATTCAAACAAGTAGTTGAACAAGTGGAAAAGGATAGGCAGCAAATAGAAGAAGATAGAAAGAGATGCGAAGAAGAAAAGCAGAAATGGGAAGAAGAAAAGGCGAAGATTGATAATACGTATACTTTCCATGGACAAAGAATATTGTTAGATGTTGGGGGCACACATTACTCAACCTCACGTTCCACACTGACCAAGTATCCTGAGTCAATGTTGGGAGCCATGTTTAGTGGCAGACATGATTTGGAAACTATGAAGTGTAGTGATGGTAGTTTCTTCATTGATAGAGATGGAGCTCGCTTCCGATACATCCTAGATTATTTAAGAGATGGAAAAGATATAGTTCAGTCATTTCCCAAATCAACTGATGTTTTGCTGGGGTTGTTGTATGATGCAAAATATTATCAACTTGATGGTCTTGTCACTGCACTTAGTGCTGTACTACGTGAAGTTGATTTTATATCTCAGGATGATATTTCTATCAATTTTAAATCTGGGTCTGGCAATTACAAAGTAGATGGTGTTACTAATCCACCTCAAGGAAGACAACGTGCACATAGCAGTTTTAATATGGCAAGCGGTAATTGTGTGCAGATAAGCGGTACATTTAACCAGCAAATTGATAGTATTACTGTTCATTCACATTCCTTGCAAGCTGTTTCATATGAACGCAAAAGTATGAAGAAATTATCCTTTAGATCAATCAGATTTGATCATCCAGTGTCCTTCTTCAGTTGTAATCTCACCAGTACTTCTTTCACTGAGTGTTCTTTCGGATCATGCATTGTCTTTAAAGATTGTATTCTTGATTGCACAAGTTTTTCCAATGTTAATGGACTAGTGGCTAATGTCAGCTTTATTGGGTCTAAAATTGACAGGACTTACTTTTCTGACACCTTGCGGGCAGCACTCCAGGCTGCAGGAAAGATTTGA